In the genome of Rhipicephalus microplus isolate Deutch F79 unplaced genomic scaffold, USDA_Rmic scaffold_21, whole genome shotgun sequence, one region contains:
- the LOC119179505 gene encoding uncharacterized protein LOC119179505 isoform X7 has protein sequence MDTLDVFVIHNRRLFAAILIPAYGTRMSAIIGGTCLTLGLSASFFANGVTVLIFTAGFLSGSGHGIILSSSVVCVTQYFDKRRGAALGLNLAGATIASLVFPKLYEYLLAEYGLHGTFLIVGASMGNVVPLAMLMKAPPWKVEEPEGNTSSPDTKVSCQKPYSAPVRAAVYEGDDKLYLEIERPTLVSSQSIKPAPTSQVHRVEGICSEWTVISLNEKSSTTESQRRSIVNNTGNATMPFSFSTLLSGRFPTKFRRATFNSCTYKNSPSQAEKPSSLTEFQKERMVNVTRNADTMPQGNTVLPAHLSAIFRRGTFASGGRKSSAFRADTPDLNELRARRGTMLSVAGSMYTSNKVSRHSFASNAGLSRRATVASISKSLELDASPLCRNSFNYGLPWDQKDAPCSTSTQQNILEVLKNPRFYFHAFSYQSWGFFIDCFLSVIFDFAHDAGVSRADAVHALTFFSATDTVGRLFIPYLSDYNLISNCGLLTIAYLVLGLLQYMAPHVRGKECVWALTAAFGLPAGYIIVGTSQILSTEIDSKSLPIAYGLMNTATAMGCFVRPLLIGFFRDNYGSYNGVFRFYGGMLIMSFLFSLGLWITNRPKERRAANAIQGPFVSTPQPTKVVKEEHTYI, from the exons GCTTGTTTGCCGCCATCCTCATACCGGCCTACGGAACGCGGATGTCTGCTATTATAGGAGGCACTTGCCTTACCCTTGGTCTCTCTGCGTCTTTTTTTGCCAATGGAGTTACGGTCCTCATCTTCACAGCTGGATTTCTGTCTG GTTCTGGTCATGGAATAATCTTGAGCAGCAGCGTGGTCTGCGTGACTCAATACTTCGACAAGCGACGAGGAGCTGCGTTGGGACTGAACCTGGCCGGAGCAACCATTGCGTCTCTAGTGTTCCCAAAGTTGTACGAGTACTTGCTCGCCGAGTACGGTCTTCACGGCACCTTTCTCATTGTTGGAGCATCTATGGGGAACGTGGTACCGTTAGCAATGCTTATGAAGGCTCCTCCATGGAAGGTAGAGGAACCTGAAGGAAATACCAGTAGCCCAGACACCAAGGTCAGTTGTCAGAAGCCATACAGTGCTCCAGTGAGAGCAGCCGTGTACGAGGGCGATGACAAGCTGTACCTAGAGATTGAACGGCCAACGTTAGTGTCATCACAGAGCATAAAACCGGCTCCAACAAGTCAAGTACATCGTGTTGAAGGCATCTGCAGTGAGTGGACCGTCATCAGCCTGAATGAAAAGTCAAGTACCACCGAAAGCCAAAGACGAAGCATCGTGAACAATACAGGGAATGCGACGATGCCCTTCAGCTTTAGTACACTCCTGTCTGGACGCTTCCCGACCAAATTTAGGCGAGCGACTTTCAACAGTTGCACTTACAAGAACTCACCGTCACAAGCTGAAAAGCCATCAAGCCTCACTGAATTCCAAAAAGAAAGAATGGTAAATGTTACACGTAACGCAGATACAATGCCCCAGGGCAATACGGTACTTCCTGCTCATCTCTCCGCAATATTCAGGCGAGGGACTTTCGCCAGCGGTGGCAGAAAAAGTTCAGCCTTCCGGGCCGACACACCAGATTTGAACGAGTTACGTGCTAGGCGAGGAACTATGCTGAGCGTCGCTGGATCGATGTACACGAGCAACAAAGTTTCAAGGCATTCCTTTGCGTCAAACGCAGGGCTGTCTCGCCGAGCCACGGTCGCCAGCATCAGCAAATCGCTGGAACTTGACGCCTCACCACTATGCAGGAACTCATTTAACTATGGACTTCCCTGGGATCAGAAAGATGCACCTTGCTCTACGTCTACGCAGCAGAATATACTGGAAGTTCTCAAAAATCCGCGATTCTACTTCCACGCGTTCAGCTACCAGTCGTGGGGTTTTTTCATTGACTGTTTCTTGTCTGTGATATTCGACTTCGCACACGACGCCGGCGTATCACGTGCCGACGCTGTGCATGCGCTCACTTTCTTCTCGGCCACAGACACCGTGGGCCGGCTGTTCATCCCCTACTTGAGTGACTACAACCTGATATCGAACTGTGGTTTGCTCACCATCGCTTACCTAGTACTAGGTCTCCTACAGTACATGGCACCACACGTACGGGGAAAGGAATGTGTCTGGGCCCTCACAGCAGCCTTCGGCTTGCCAGCTGGTTACATAATCGTTGGAACCTCTCAGATCCTCTCGACCGAAATAGACTCGAAAAGCCTCCCAATCGCTTATGGTTTGATGAACACTGCAACAGCAATGGGATGCTTCGTGAGGCCACTTCTCATAG GGTTTTTTCGGGACAATTACGGCAGCTACAATGGCGTGTTTCGCTTCTACGGTGGCATGCTTATCATGTCTTTCTTGTTCTCTCTGGGCCTTTGGATCACCAACCGCCCCAAGGAGCGAAGAGCTGCCAACGCCATCCAGGGCCCTTTCGTATCTACTCCCCAGCCGACGAAAGTGGTCAAGGAGGAGCACACGTACATATGA
- the LOC119179505 gene encoding uncharacterized protein LOC119179505 isoform X5 → MVTTPVTSPAAPSSWTSPNQADLNNWHRLSSFSGHGRAATMRSPFNAPPFSVQIGTAPSIHCLFAAILIPAYGTRMSAIIGGTCLTLGLSASFFANGVTVLIFTAGFLSGSGHGIILSSSVVCVTQYFDKRRGAALGLNLAGATIASLVFPKLYEYLLAEYGLHGTFLIVGASMGNVVPLAMLMKAPPWKVEEPEGNTSSPDTKVSCQKPYSAPVRAAVYEGDDKLYLEIERPTLVSSQSIKPAPTSQVHRVEGICSEWTVISLNEKSSTTESQRRSIVNNTGNATMPFSFSTLLSGRFPTKFRRATFNSCTYKNSPSQAEKPSSLTEFQKERMVNVTRNADTMPQGNTVLPAHLSAIFRRGTFASGGRKSSAFRADTPDLNELRARRGTMLSVAGSMYTSNKVSRHSFASNAGLSRRATVASISKSLELDASPLCRNSFNYGLPWDQKDAPCSTSTQQNILEVLKNPRFYFHAFSYQSWGFFIDCFLSVIFDFAHDAGVSRADAVHALTFFSATDTVGRLFIPYLSDYNLISNCGLLTIAYLVLGLLQYMAPHVRGKECVWALTAAFGLPAGYIIVGTSQILSTEIDSKSLPIAYGLMNTATAMGCFVRPLLIGFFRDNYGSYNGVFRFYGGMLIMSFLFSLGLWITNRPKERRAANAIQGPFVSTPQPTKVVKEEHTYI, encoded by the exons GCTTGTTTGCCGCCATCCTCATACCGGCCTACGGAACGCGGATGTCTGCTATTATAGGAGGCACTTGCCTTACCCTTGGTCTCTCTGCGTCTTTTTTTGCCAATGGAGTTACGGTCCTCATCTTCACAGCTGGATTTCTGTCTG GTTCTGGTCATGGAATAATCTTGAGCAGCAGCGTGGTCTGCGTGACTCAATACTTCGACAAGCGACGAGGAGCTGCGTTGGGACTGAACCTGGCCGGAGCAACCATTGCGTCTCTAGTGTTCCCAAAGTTGTACGAGTACTTGCTCGCCGAGTACGGTCTTCACGGCACCTTTCTCATTGTTGGAGCATCTATGGGGAACGTGGTACCGTTAGCAATGCTTATGAAGGCTCCTCCATGGAAGGTAGAGGAACCTGAAGGAAATACCAGTAGCCCAGACACCAAGGTCAGTTGTCAGAAGCCATACAGTGCTCCAGTGAGAGCAGCCGTGTACGAGGGCGATGACAAGCTGTACCTAGAGATTGAACGGCCAACGTTAGTGTCATCACAGAGCATAAAACCGGCTCCAACAAGTCAAGTACATCGTGTTGAAGGCATCTGCAGTGAGTGGACCGTCATCAGCCTGAATGAAAAGTCAAGTACCACCGAAAGCCAAAGACGAAGCATCGTGAACAATACAGGGAATGCGACGATGCCCTTCAGCTTTAGTACACTCCTGTCTGGACGCTTCCCGACCAAATTTAGGCGAGCGACTTTCAACAGTTGCACTTACAAGAACTCACCGTCACAAGCTGAAAAGCCATCAAGCCTCACTGAATTCCAAAAAGAAAGAATGGTAAATGTTACACGTAACGCAGATACAATGCCCCAGGGCAATACGGTACTTCCTGCTCATCTCTCCGCAATATTCAGGCGAGGGACTTTCGCCAGCGGTGGCAGAAAAAGTTCAGCCTTCCGGGCCGACACACCAGATTTGAACGAGTTACGTGCTAGGCGAGGAACTATGCTGAGCGTCGCTGGATCGATGTACACGAGCAACAAAGTTTCAAGGCATTCCTTTGCGTCAAACGCAGGGCTGTCTCGCCGAGCCACGGTCGCCAGCATCAGCAAATCGCTGGAACTTGACGCCTCACCACTATGCAGGAACTCATTTAACTATGGACTTCCCTGGGATCAGAAAGATGCACCTTGCTCTACGTCTACGCAGCAGAATATACTGGAAGTTCTCAAAAATCCGCGATTCTACTTCCACGCGTTCAGCTACCAGTCGTGGGGTTTTTTCATTGACTGTTTCTTGTCTGTGATATTCGACTTCGCACACGACGCCGGCGTATCACGTGCCGACGCTGTGCATGCGCTCACTTTCTTCTCGGCCACAGACACCGTGGGCCGGCTGTTCATCCCCTACTTGAGTGACTACAACCTGATATCGAACTGTGGTTTGCTCACCATCGCTTACCTAGTACTAGGTCTCCTACAGTACATGGCACCACACGTACGGGGAAAGGAATGTGTCTGGGCCCTCACAGCAGCCTTCGGCTTGCCAGCTGGTTACATAATCGTTGGAACCTCTCAGATCCTCTCGACCGAAATAGACTCGAAAAGCCTCCCAATCGCTTATGGTTTGATGAACACTGCAACAGCAATGGGATGCTTCGTGAGGCCACTTCTCATAG GGTTTTTTCGGGACAATTACGGCAGCTACAATGGCGTGTTTCGCTTCTACGGTGGCATGCTTATCATGTCTTTCTTGTTCTCTCTGGGCCTTTGGATCACCAACCGCCCCAAGGAGCGAAGAGCTGCCAACGCCATCCAGGGCCCTTTCGTATCTACTCCCCAGCCGACGAAAGTGGTCAAGGAGGAGCACACGTACATATGA
- the LOC119179505 gene encoding uncharacterized protein LOC119179505 isoform X6 yields the protein MVAVVSFVVSMISASYGRCLGFFFSAFMTTFDVSRAEASLPSSAYIGFMFLSGLFAAILIPAYGTRMSAIIGGTCLTLGLSASFFANGVTVLIFTAGFLSGSGHGIILSSSVVCVTQYFDKRRGAALGLNLAGATIASLVFPKLYEYLLAEYGLHGTFLIVGASMGNVVPLAMLMKAPPWKVEEPEGNTSSPDTKVSCQKPYSAPVRAAVYEGDDKLYLEIERPTLVSSQSIKPAPTSQVHRVEGICSEWTVISLNEKSSTTESQRRSIVNNTGNATMPFSFSTLLSGRFPTKFRRATFNSCTYKNSPSQAEKPSSLTEFQKERMVNVTRNADTMPQGNTVLPAHLSAIFRRGTFASGGRKSSAFRADTPDLNELRARRGTMLSVAGSMYTSNKVSRHSFASNAGLSRRATVASISKSLELDASPLCRNSFNYGLPWDQKDAPCSTSTQQNILEVLKNPRFYFHAFSYQSWGFFIDCFLSVIFDFAHDAGVSRADAVHALTFFSATDTVGRLFIPYLSDYNLISNCGLLTIAYLVLGLLQYMAPHVRGKECVWALTAAFGLPAGYIIVGTSQILSTEIDSKSLPIAYGLMNTATAMGCFVRPLLIGFFRDNYGSYNGVFRFYGGMLIMSFLFSLGLWITNRPKERRAANAIQGPFVSTPQPTKVVKEEHTYI from the exons GCTTGTTTGCCGCCATCCTCATACCGGCCTACGGAACGCGGATGTCTGCTATTATAGGAGGCACTTGCCTTACCCTTGGTCTCTCTGCGTCTTTTTTTGCCAATGGAGTTACGGTCCTCATCTTCACAGCTGGATTTCTGTCTG GTTCTGGTCATGGAATAATCTTGAGCAGCAGCGTGGTCTGCGTGACTCAATACTTCGACAAGCGACGAGGAGCTGCGTTGGGACTGAACCTGGCCGGAGCAACCATTGCGTCTCTAGTGTTCCCAAAGTTGTACGAGTACTTGCTCGCCGAGTACGGTCTTCACGGCACCTTTCTCATTGTTGGAGCATCTATGGGGAACGTGGTACCGTTAGCAATGCTTATGAAGGCTCCTCCATGGAAGGTAGAGGAACCTGAAGGAAATACCAGTAGCCCAGACACCAAGGTCAGTTGTCAGAAGCCATACAGTGCTCCAGTGAGAGCAGCCGTGTACGAGGGCGATGACAAGCTGTACCTAGAGATTGAACGGCCAACGTTAGTGTCATCACAGAGCATAAAACCGGCTCCAACAAGTCAAGTACATCGTGTTGAAGGCATCTGCAGTGAGTGGACCGTCATCAGCCTGAATGAAAAGTCAAGTACCACCGAAAGCCAAAGACGAAGCATCGTGAACAATACAGGGAATGCGACGATGCCCTTCAGCTTTAGTACACTCCTGTCTGGACGCTTCCCGACCAAATTTAGGCGAGCGACTTTCAACAGTTGCACTTACAAGAACTCACCGTCACAAGCTGAAAAGCCATCAAGCCTCACTGAATTCCAAAAAGAAAGAATGGTAAATGTTACACGTAACGCAGATACAATGCCCCAGGGCAATACGGTACTTCCTGCTCATCTCTCCGCAATATTCAGGCGAGGGACTTTCGCCAGCGGTGGCAGAAAAAGTTCAGCCTTCCGGGCCGACACACCAGATTTGAACGAGTTACGTGCTAGGCGAGGAACTATGCTGAGCGTCGCTGGATCGATGTACACGAGCAACAAAGTTTCAAGGCATTCCTTTGCGTCAAACGCAGGGCTGTCTCGCCGAGCCACGGTCGCCAGCATCAGCAAATCGCTGGAACTTGACGCCTCACCACTATGCAGGAACTCATTTAACTATGGACTTCCCTGGGATCAGAAAGATGCACCTTGCTCTACGTCTACGCAGCAGAATATACTGGAAGTTCTCAAAAATCCGCGATTCTACTTCCACGCGTTCAGCTACCAGTCGTGGGGTTTTTTCATTGACTGTTTCTTGTCTGTGATATTCGACTTCGCACACGACGCCGGCGTATCACGTGCCGACGCTGTGCATGCGCTCACTTTCTTCTCGGCCACAGACACCGTGGGCCGGCTGTTCATCCCCTACTTGAGTGACTACAACCTGATATCGAACTGTGGTTTGCTCACCATCGCTTACCTAGTACTAGGTCTCCTACAGTACATGGCACCACACGTACGGGGAAAGGAATGTGTCTGGGCCCTCACAGCAGCCTTCGGCTTGCCAGCTGGTTACATAATCGTTGGAACCTCTCAGATCCTCTCGACCGAAATAGACTCGAAAAGCCTCCCAATCGCTTATGGTTTGATGAACACTGCAACAGCAATGGGATGCTTCGTGAGGCCACTTCTCATAG GGTTTTTTCGGGACAATTACGGCAGCTACAATGGCGTGTTTCGCTTCTACGGTGGCATGCTTATCATGTCTTTCTTGTTCTCTCTGGGCCTTTGGATCACCAACCGCCCCAAGGAGCGAAGAGCTGCCAACGCCATCCAGGGCCCTTTCGTATCTACTCCCCAGCCGACGAAAGTGGTCAAGGAGGAGCACACGTACATATGA